Sequence from the Mycobacterium florentinum genome:
CGGTGTCGATGGAGCTGACCACTTCGGCTCCGTCAGCGATGAAGTCGGCCCGGCGGGACAGGACGATGTTTCTGCGGCCGGGCAGCGGCCGCACCCTGGCCGGCAACGAGTCCCAGGTCCGCCGGCCCATGACCACGGTGTGGCCCACCGTCACCTGCTTGAAGCGGGCCAGGTCCTCGGGCACGTGCCAGGGAATGTCGCCATTGCGGCCGATGACACCGGATGTGGACTGAGCCCACACCAAGCCGATGCATGTCATACAGCGACGGGAGCTTTGATCGCCGGGTGCGGATCGTAGTTCTTCACGACGACGTCTTCGTAGGTGTAGTCGAAGATCGAATCCCGCTGTGCCAAAAGGAGTTCCGGGTACGGCCGTGGGTCGCGACCGAGCTGGGTCCGCACCTGTTCGACGTGGTTGTCGTAGATGTGGCAGTCGCCGCCGGTCCAGACGAACTCGCCGACACCGAGACCGGCCTGGGCCGCCATCATGTGGGTGAGCAGCGCATAGCTGGCGATGTTGAACGGAACGCCCAGGAACAGGTCCGCGCTGCGCTGGTAGAGCTGGCAGCTCAGCCGCCCGTCGGCCACGTAGAACTGGAAGAACGCATGACATGGCGGCAACGCCATCTGCGGGATTTCGCCGACGTTCCACGCCGAGACGATGTTGCGCCGGGAGTTCGGGTCACTGCGCAGCAATTCCAGTGCGGCGCTGATCTGGTCGATGTGCTCACCCGAGGGGGTCGGCCAGGATCGCCACTGCACGCCGTAGATGGG
This genomic interval carries:
- a CDS encoding thymidylate synthase — its product is MPIPTPYEDLLRLVLETGSAKSDRTGTGTRSLFGRQLRYDLSAGFPLLTTKKVHLKSVVYELLWFLRGDSNVSWLQEHGVTIWDEWASDTGDLGPIYGVQWRSWPTPSGEHIDQISAALELLRSDPNSRRNIVSAWNVGEIPQMALPPCHAFFQFYVADGRLSCQLYQRSADLFLGVPFNIASYALLTHMMAAQAGLGVGEFVWTGGDCHIYDNHVEQVRTQLGRDPRPYPELLLAQRDSIFDYTYEDVVVKNYDPHPAIKAPVAV
- a CDS encoding dihydrofolate reductase, translating into MTCIGLVWAQSTSGVIGRNGDIPWHVPEDLARFKQVTVGHTVVMGRRTWDSLPARVRPLPGRRNIVLSRRADFIADGAEVVSSIDTALTDPEAWVIGGAQIYQLALPQATRCEVTEIEIDLVPDGEDALAPVLDETWLGETGEWQVSRSGLRYRFRSYRRL